The genomic segment AGATTGGGGAAGTTTTACTCGTAGGAGATGATGTTGAGATTACGGTACTCAGCATCCGAGGAAATCAAGTTAAATTAGGTGTGAATGCACCAAAAGAAATCTCTGTACACCGCAGAGAAATTTATGAAAGAATAAAAGCCTCAGTAGAAGAGGAAAATGCGGAATAAGCATTTTAACTGTAAAGCTGCTAGATGATAACAGCGAAGCAGGCAATGCAAAATTTTCTGAAAATTGACCGCTTGTTATGTCTAAGCGGTTTATTTCAGTTATATCTAATATTTTAAGTCATCAAAGGATTCCAAATGAAAGTCATTATTCCTGTTGCTGGACTGGGAACGCGTATGTTACCCGCAACCAAAGCTATTCCAAAAGAAATGCTTACCCTTGCAGATAAACCTCTTATTCAATATATTGTAAATGAATGTGTGGCTGCAGGTTTCAAAGAAATTGTATTGGTTACTCACTCTTCAAAGAATGCTATCGAAAACCATTTTGATACCTCTTTTGAATTGGAAACGATGCTGGAGAAACGAGTAAAACGTCAATTATTAGATGATGTACGTTCTATTGTACCAAAAGATGTTACCTTAATTCACGTTCGCCAAGGGCAAGCTAAAGGTTTAGGTCATGCGGTTCTATGTGGACGAGCAGTGGTTGGCGATGAACCGTTTGCGGTTGTATTACCGGATGTGTTACTTGGTGAATTTACAGCAAACCAAAAAACAGAAAATTTAGCTGCGATGGTGAAGCGTTTCCAAGAAACCGGATATAGCCAAATTATGGTTGCGCCGGTTCCAATGGAAAATGTAAG from the Mannheimia haemolytica genome contains:
- the csrA gene encoding Carbon storage regulator, giving the protein MLILTRKIGEVLLVGDDVEITVLSIRGNQVKLGVNAPKEISVHRREIYERIKASVEEENAE
- the galU gene encoding UTP--glucose-1-phosphate uridylyltransferase, giving the protein MKVIIPVAGLGTRMLPATKAIPKEMLTLADKPLIQYIVNECVAAGFKEIVLVTHSSKNAIENHFDTSFELETMLEKRVKRQLLDDVRSIVPKDVTLIHVRQGQAKGLGHAVLCGRAVVGDEPFAVVLPDVLLGEFTANQKTENLAAMVKRFQETGYSQIMVAPVPMENVSSYGVADCHGVDIPLGGAAPIAKMVEKPSIEEAPSNLAVVGRYVFSSNIWNLLEKTPVGVGDEIQLTDAIDMLIHQETVEAFHMTGRSFDCGDKVGYMKAFVEYSLNHDKCGKEFKAFVKELAKSL